A window of Malania oleifera isolate guangnan ecotype guangnan chromosome 2, ASM2987363v1, whole genome shotgun sequence genomic DNA:
ATCTCTTCCTGGCACACCCCGCACACCTCTTCTCCGCTGGCTGCTGCTACCTCCTTCAGCCCCGCCACCACCGGGTCCACGGTGGCCGCCAGTAGTCTGGCCAGCTGAAGCCCTATCTCCAGCTCCACCTCCGCCAGCACCCCCGCAAGTTCCCGGCCCGCCGCTCTCGCTCGCCACACCGCCAGCTCCCACGCCTTCCCCCTCAACCTCCCCAGCTCATCCGCCTCCGGATCCCTCCCGACGCCACACCTCGCCGCCGCCGCCTCCCCACACTGGCTCAGCCTGTTCAGAACCTCAGCCGTCGATCTAGCAATCTCCACTTCATCCATATATAAATGCAGCtgtaggaagaagaagaagaagaagaagaagaagaagaagaagaaaaaggaggagGAGGATGCAGTGTGTGACTATGGTGAATATTTTTGGGGTAACTGTTTTTTGAAGAGGATATGTATGGTTGAAGAAGGCGGCGGCGGCTTTACTCTCTCTgtgcatatatgtgtgtgtgatgGGACACGTGGAGGAATCTTGGAGGGGAAGTGGTGGGTCCCAAGAAGGCTGACGACCCAGATAATCATGTTATGGCTGTTACAGAATGGTCAAATTCAGTGGCTATGGAGCCCAGGGGTCTAATTGAATAAATGTGCATATTGGGAAACCGTGTGGAACTGCGCGTTGGAGGAATTATATCATTTGTGTTTGTTTTGGCTTTTCTGTAAAAGTTGTCTTTAAGGTAATTTGGGAGAAGGCGAGTTGGAGCTTATCTGTTGGGTGAGTTACGCCGGCCATGCATGCACCTTCCCCACCCACCACCCAATAGCTTCTGGCAGAGTTTGGCCTCGCACCGTCGCCATGCAATGTACTGTCCCTTTTGTCATTTCCCCTAAGTTCgtatgtgataataataataataataacagggTGAATCCATTCATTGCTTAACTTaaaattttggaagaattttatttattaatgCAGCGATTGCGCATTCcaattgtatatatatactccCATAATAAAATTTCAAGTGTATGGTATTCTATATGTCTAAAAAAAATAAGCACTTTCTCTTTTAATTATTTGTGCATGTCCATATTTTACTTGCATAGGACTGTTAGCTAGGGCCTAGGGGGCTCAGAACCCTAATAATTAATACCATAGTCCTTCAATCATATCTAAATGATCTTATTTCTTGCAAACATTGCATGCTTAATTGAATTCAAATAAGAAAACATAGTTGATCTTCTCGATAACTTTACAAATATGTATCCAAATCTAACATAACATTCTTTTGAATCACAGTTTAGTGATGTAAGCGAGTCAAGCCTACACATAAGATACTCGGACTTGACTTAGTCTCTAACTCCACTTGATTCTACTCGATATCGATTTGAAATTAATCTACTCGAGTAGTTTAACAAGTCTAGTTCTAGGTTTGTAATACTATTTGTACACTTGACCTAATATATTCGAGTTTTTGTaactttattataattttttaaaatcaaataatacatattttatacatatatttgatattatatattatacATTGTTTGTATATTCATTTATAATCAATTTAAGTTTAATCAAGTAAAGTTTGAGTTTTAAGAACTTGTAGTCAAATTGAGTTTGATTTTAATAATTTTGTGCTTGATCAAATTTAAGTTGAATTTCAATCTCAACATTTTTGAGCCAAGTTAAGTATCCCCGTGTCGACTCAACTCGAATACACCCTATGTCTCACGCAAATTATCATTCAAGTTTTTGAATCTTTTTGATTCCACTCATAAGTCTTTCACACATGCATCAACCTTTAGTTAAGAATTGTGTGGAATCCAGAAGAGCATCGCATTAAATTCGGGATATCTACACATTTGTAAAGTTATAATTGTGAAAGCTAGCAGAATTGAATCAAGTATAGGATACACACACGTACACACaatgttaatttaaatatgtatcaTGCTTGTTAAACAAAAACTTATATGTGAGAATATCCATGTTGCTTAAATGTGGTTGTAATTGGCAACCATTTTCCTCGCAAAACCATTTAACTAATATATATGCATGCTCATTTACCATGCTAATTAATGAGTAATATTAAATAATGTGTTCAAACTTAAGTCGATTCATttataaataaatcaaaaaacaTACATTCATATTTTTCCAATTAATTAGTTGCCTAAAAATAGGTACTCTAGTGAACAATTTAGAATggatttattatatacatatattttgtcTTTCTCAAGtggaattataaaataatattttacattcCCTTGTGGTGTTGTGTTTTTAATATGGTTTGTATTTGGTCTATATAACTGAAGTCAAGAGTTGTTTAATTAAGAGCTAATAAGTGAGGAATTTGTGTTTGGAGTCATCCTAAGTCTTGTGACGTTGCATTTTTAACTCAGGTTTGACTCTTTGACTTTGTCAAATCGGTTGAATCGGTATGACCTGATTTAGCCTTCCCCTGAACCactgtgttgactttttgagtccgatcctgttttgataatgacaaaatacAAATATTTCATCTGTGTgtttagtacttgaacaggtttataCTTCAAGCACACACACATggcaaaggaaaaatggaagccgTAAGGAATATAAAGCTCACATACCTTGGCCCATTCTATAAGAAGATTCAAGAGCAAATGAGTGAAGACGTAGTTTTATCTCAGTCGTATTGTTTTAGattatatttgtatatgcatgctcatatgatatagttggaaactcaaaatgacatatagattgaccttaggatgcatgtttttcatgacacATTCATATGCATTGACCTAGGTTGAATTGGGTTGAATAACAGGCAGCTCGTCCATGATTCCTctagtctcgtcaacgaatgatTGAAGGCCACTCGTCGTCGAATGCtctgttctcgtcgacaagaaaatactaaGACCTCAAAAATTTCAGACAGACCAcccgtcgacgaatcccctagtTTTGTCACTAAACGAGTGTAGAACACTCGTCAATGAATGTGTGCACCTGTCGACGAGTCTGTCAGGATGCCGGACGCTCCAGTGCGCAACGGGTAgattttttattaacaaaaatattttttaatgatccaacggtcaagataaGCCCATATGTGAAGATGCTTATAaatatcaaaccctaaacctagtgCTATATCCTTTTGCCAATACTCTTCACataaaaacattcttggacaTTCTTTACGTTGATTTTCAAGATCAAAGGGTGTTCACTCATATCTCTTGCAAACATCTtcggtattgaggtttggtaaaatcAACTTTAATTTTTGAGCATTCAATCACCATATTCGAAGGAtttcttctctcatattcttttatGTTTAATATCTTATTGAGAGCAAGAACTCTAGTTCTTCATCGATTTATTATTTGAAATCTTTCTTTGGAAAAAAAGTTTTGCTAGAGTTTAAATCTTTAAAAGCATTCACacttatattttattcaaagatttcattgtattcgattattgcaaaaactatttgagagcaattctaaaatctccaaaatacatatttttgagatatcttttgtggagaattttttttttaataatgcttagatttttggagcaaacatatcatatatatttttatatgcaaagatcatatatttgattattgcaaaaatattattgaaaacatcacatacactcattgagTTTCAAGATTATATCCTGTGAGTATGTTTAGgttttttattgtactcattagcttgttaagaAGCATTTAAGTGTTCAGGAATTTTATTTATCCATTATATTAATGGGTTGGGTTATGAACCGGgaaggaggaagttacgcctcttataagcaacggagtaggaggaagttgtgcctcttgtaagcggCCGGTTAGTAATGGGAAGCTTTGCACAGATTTTAAGGAGCAGATTTGTGGAATCCTTGTgtgttttgcccaaggcgagaacgtaggtcgagtttggccgaacctcgttaaaaatcttGTGTTTGTGCTCTCTCTCTATCACtatttacattttcgcacttATGCTCATATTCGATCtgctgtgcatgttttaaatattaccacatctgaatatctaaaatacttgagattaattgggtaatactgaattggTTGAGATATCCACAACTTGAATTAATTAGATTGTGCAATACCGAAATCTGTATATCTCCAAACTTGTGTTTGTATGGTTGGATTTTCAAATTAGGGATTGATAgacctaaatatttttaaatacccaattcacccctttcttgggaatacacctaaattcacacactcatttttttttaaagtaataataattttagaaaattcattttaatttataaaaattgagaaaaatagtaGGAAAATCAGAGAAAAATCAGAATAATTTTGTGAGTTTTTTTACTTAgggaacaaaaaaaaatttaaaatcccaaa
This region includes:
- the LOC131148474 gene encoding uncharacterized protein LOC131148474, whose translation is MDEVEIARSTAEVLNRLSQCGEAAAARCGVGRDPEADELGRLRGKAWELAVWRARAAGRELAGVLAEVELEIGLQLARLLAATVDPVVAGLKEVAAASGEEVCGVCQEEMGMEMEALRGMGCTHKFHAACILQWLKRNNSCPICRYRMNIRAR